A single window of Haemorhous mexicanus isolate bHaeMex1 chromosome 28, bHaeMex1.pri, whole genome shotgun sequence DNA harbors:
- the UBTF gene encoding nucleolar transcription factor 1 isoform X2 yields the protein MNGEAECPADLEMTAPKNQDRWSQEDMLTLLECMKNNLPSNDGSKFKTTESHLDWEKVAFKDFSGEMCKMKWMEISNEVRKFRTLTELIMDAEEHVKNPYKGKKLKKHPDFPKKPLTPYFRFFMEKRAKYAKLHPEMSNLDLTKILSKKYKELPEKKKMKYIQDFQREKQEFERNLARFREDHPDLIQNAKKSDVPEKPKTPQQLWYNHEKKIYLKVRPDATTKEVKESLGKQWSQLSDKKRLKWIHKALEQRKEYEEIMRDYIQKHPELNISEEGITRSTLTKAERQLKDKFDGRPTKPPPNSYSLYCAELMANMKDVPSTERMVLCSQQWKLLSQKEKDAYHKKCDQKKKDYEIELLRFLESLPEEEQQRVLGEEKMLGSNRKGATSPASKKSSPETGKASSEKPKRPISAMFIFSEEKRKQLQEERPELSESELTRLLARMWNDLSEKKKAKYKAREAAMKAQSEKKHGSDKEERGKLPESPKTAEEIWQQSVIGDYLARFKNDRGKALKAMEATWNNMEKKEKLMWIKKAAEDQKRYERELSEMRAPPCSTNSTKKMKFQGEPKKPPMNGYQKFSQELLSNGELNHLPLKERMVEIGSRWQRISQGQKDHYKKLAEEQQKQYKVHLDIWLKSLSPQERAAYKEHISNKRKSIGKIRGPNPKMKPTMQSKSESEDDDEEEEEEEDDDEDEDDDDDNGDSSEEGGDSSESSSEEESEDGDECECRVSHQSQSFTPVQLKSDYAGWRWGQKPCPCLVLATGQNDEDDEDEDDEDEDDNDSEGSSSSSSSSGDSSDSDSN from the exons ATGAACGGCGAAGCTGAGTGCCCTGCAGACCTGGAAATGACAGCTCCCAAAAACCAAG ACCGCTGGTCGCAGGAGGACATGCTGACCCTCCTGGAGTGCATGAAGAATAACCTGCCCTCCAACGACGGGAGCAAGTTCAAAACCACTGAGTCCCACCTGGATTGGGAAAAAGTGGCTTTCAAGGACTTCTCAGGAGAGATGTGCAAGATGAAGTGGATGGAGATCTCTAATGAG GTGAGGAAATTCCGGACCCTCACAGAGCTCATTATGGACGCTGAAGAGCATGTGAAGAATCCTTACAAAGGCAAAAAGCTCAAG AAACACCCTGACTTCCCCAAGAAGCCCCTGACTCCCTATTTCCGCTTCTTCATGGAGAAGCGAGCCAAATACGCCAAGCTTCACCCCGAAATGAGCAACCTGGATCTCACCAAGATCCTGTCCAAAAAATACAAGGAGCTTCCCGAGAAGAAAAAG ATGAAATACATCCAGGACTTCCAGCGAGAGAAGCAGGAGTTTGAGAGGAACTTGGCGAGGTTCAG GGAAGACCACCCGGATCTCATCCAGAACGCCAAGAAATCCGACGTCCCCGAAAAGCCCAAGACCCCCCAGCAGCTGTGGTACAACCACGAGAAGAAGATCTACTTGAAAGTGCGTCCAGAT GCCACCACGAAGGAGGTGAAAGAGTCGCTGGGCAAGCAGTGGTCTCAACTCTCGGATAAAAAGAGGCTGAAATGGATTCataaggccctggaacagcgGAAGGAGTACGAG GAGATCATGCGGGATTACATCCAGAAGCACCCGGAGCTGAACATCAGCGAGGAGGGAATCACCCGCTCCACCCTCACCAAGGCCGAGCGGCAGCTCAAGGACAAGTTCGACGGACGACCCACGAAGCCCCCACC GAATAGCTACTCCCTGTACTGTGCAGAGCTGATGGCCAACATGAAAGacgtgcccagcacagagcggaTGGTGCTGTGTAGCCAGCAGTGGAAGCTGCTCTCCCAGAAGGAAAAGGACGCCTACCACAAAAAGTGTGACCAG aaaaagaaagattacgAGATCGAGCTGCTCCGCTTCCTGGAG AGCCTGCccgaggaggagcagcagcggGTGCTGGGCGAGGAGAAGATGCTGGGCAGCAACCGGAAAGGGGCGACGAGTCCTGCATCCAAAAAATCCTCACCAGAGACCGGCAag GCCAGCTCGGAGAAGCCCAAGCGGCCCATCTCAGCCATGTTCATCTTCTCGGAGGAGAAGcggaagcagctgcaggaggagcggCCGGAGCTGTCGGAGAGCGAGCTGACCCGGCTCCTGGCCCGCATGTGGAACGACCTCTCCGAGAAGAAGAAG GCCAAGTACAAGGCGCGGGAGGCGGCGATGAAGGCGCAGTCAGAGAAGAAGCACGGCTCAGATAAGGAGGAACGTGGGAAGCTGCCTGAGTCTCCCAAAACTGCTGAGGAGATCTGGCAACAGAGCGTCATTGGGGACTACCTGGCTCGTTTCAAG AACGACCGGGGCAAAGCGCTGAAGGCCATGGAGGCCACTTGGAACAAcatggagaagaaagagaagctgaTGTGGATCAAGAAGGCAGCGGAGGATCAGAAGCGATACGAG agggagCTGAGTGAGATGCGGGCCCCTCCGTGCTCCACCAACTCCaccaagaaaatgaaattccaGGGAGAGCCGAAGAAACCCCCAAT GAACGGTTACCAGAAGTtctcccaggagctcctgtccAACGGGGAGCTGAACCACCTCCCACTGAAGGAGCGCATGGTGGAGATCGGCAGCCGCTGGCAGCGCATCTCCCAGGGCCAGAAGGACCACTACAAAAAactggcagaggagcagcagaaacagtACAAGGTGCACCTCGACATCTGGCTCAAG agcCTCTCGCCCCAGGAGCGGGCTGCGTACAAGGAACACATTTCCAAC AAACGCAAGAGCATAGGGAAGATCCGGGGTCCCAACCCCAAGATGAAGCCAACGATGCAGTCCAAGTCG GAGTCAGAGGACGATgacgaggaggaagaggaggaggaagatgacgatgaagatgaggatgacGATGATGACAACGGTGACTCGTCAGAGGAAGGCGGCGACTCCTCAGAGTCCAGCAGCGAGGAGGAGAGCGAGGACGGGGATGAG TGTGAATGCCGAGTAAGTCACCAGAGTCAAAGCTTTACACCGGTGCAACTGAAATCAGACTATGCTGGATGGCGCTGGGGGCAGAAACCGTGTCCGTGCCTTGTGCTCGCCACCGGACAG AACGAcgaggatgatgaggatgaggatgatgaggatgaggatgacaACGACTCAGAGGGCAGCAGcagttcctcctcctcctcgggggACTCCTCCGACTCCGACTCCAACTGA
- the UBTF gene encoding nucleolar transcription factor 1 isoform X1 has translation MNGEAECPADLEMTAPKNQDRWSQEDMLTLLECMKNNLPSNDGSKFKTTESHLDWEKVAFKDFSGEMCKMKWMEISNEVRKFRTLTELIMDAEEHVKNPYKGKKLKKHPDFPKKPLTPYFRFFMEKRAKYAKLHPEMSNLDLTKILSKKYKELPEKKKMKYIQDFQREKQEFERNLARFREDHPDLIQNAKKSDVPEKPKTPQQLWYNHEKKIYLKVRPDVSTATTKEVKESLGKQWSQLSDKKRLKWIHKALEQRKEYEEIMRDYIQKHPELNISEEGITRSTLTKAERQLKDKFDGRPTKPPPNSYSLYCAELMANMKDVPSTERMVLCSQQWKLLSQKEKDAYHKKCDQKKKDYEIELLRFLESLPEEEQQRVLGEEKMLGSNRKGATSPASKKSSPETGKASSEKPKRPISAMFIFSEEKRKQLQEERPELSESELTRLLARMWNDLSEKKKAKYKAREAAMKAQSEKKHGSDKEERGKLPESPKTAEEIWQQSVIGDYLARFKNDRGKALKAMEATWNNMEKKEKLMWIKKAAEDQKRYERELSEMRAPPCSTNSTKKMKFQGEPKKPPMNGYQKFSQELLSNGELNHLPLKERMVEIGSRWQRISQGQKDHYKKLAEEQQKQYKVHLDIWLKSLSPQERAAYKEHISNKRKSIGKIRGPNPKMKPTMQSKSESEDDDEEEEEEEDDDEDEDDDDDNGDSSEEGGDSSESSSEEESEDGDECECRVSHQSQSFTPVQLKSDYAGWRWGQKPCPCLVLATGQNDEDDEDEDDEDEDDNDSEGSSSSSSSSGDSSDSDSN, from the exons ATGAACGGCGAAGCTGAGTGCCCTGCAGACCTGGAAATGACAGCTCCCAAAAACCAAG ACCGCTGGTCGCAGGAGGACATGCTGACCCTCCTGGAGTGCATGAAGAATAACCTGCCCTCCAACGACGGGAGCAAGTTCAAAACCACTGAGTCCCACCTGGATTGGGAAAAAGTGGCTTTCAAGGACTTCTCAGGAGAGATGTGCAAGATGAAGTGGATGGAGATCTCTAATGAG GTGAGGAAATTCCGGACCCTCACAGAGCTCATTATGGACGCTGAAGAGCATGTGAAGAATCCTTACAAAGGCAAAAAGCTCAAG AAACACCCTGACTTCCCCAAGAAGCCCCTGACTCCCTATTTCCGCTTCTTCATGGAGAAGCGAGCCAAATACGCCAAGCTTCACCCCGAAATGAGCAACCTGGATCTCACCAAGATCCTGTCCAAAAAATACAAGGAGCTTCCCGAGAAGAAAAAG ATGAAATACATCCAGGACTTCCAGCGAGAGAAGCAGGAGTTTGAGAGGAACTTGGCGAGGTTCAG GGAAGACCACCCGGATCTCATCCAGAACGCCAAGAAATCCGACGTCCCCGAAAAGCCCAAGACCCCCCAGCAGCTGTGGTACAACCACGAGAAGAAGATCTACTTGAAAGTGCGTCCAGATGTGAGTACG GCCACCACGAAGGAGGTGAAAGAGTCGCTGGGCAAGCAGTGGTCTCAACTCTCGGATAAAAAGAGGCTGAAATGGATTCataaggccctggaacagcgGAAGGAGTACGAG GAGATCATGCGGGATTACATCCAGAAGCACCCGGAGCTGAACATCAGCGAGGAGGGAATCACCCGCTCCACCCTCACCAAGGCCGAGCGGCAGCTCAAGGACAAGTTCGACGGACGACCCACGAAGCCCCCACC GAATAGCTACTCCCTGTACTGTGCAGAGCTGATGGCCAACATGAAAGacgtgcccagcacagagcggaTGGTGCTGTGTAGCCAGCAGTGGAAGCTGCTCTCCCAGAAGGAAAAGGACGCCTACCACAAAAAGTGTGACCAG aaaaagaaagattacgAGATCGAGCTGCTCCGCTTCCTGGAG AGCCTGCccgaggaggagcagcagcggGTGCTGGGCGAGGAGAAGATGCTGGGCAGCAACCGGAAAGGGGCGACGAGTCCTGCATCCAAAAAATCCTCACCAGAGACCGGCAag GCCAGCTCGGAGAAGCCCAAGCGGCCCATCTCAGCCATGTTCATCTTCTCGGAGGAGAAGcggaagcagctgcaggaggagcggCCGGAGCTGTCGGAGAGCGAGCTGACCCGGCTCCTGGCCCGCATGTGGAACGACCTCTCCGAGAAGAAGAAG GCCAAGTACAAGGCGCGGGAGGCGGCGATGAAGGCGCAGTCAGAGAAGAAGCACGGCTCAGATAAGGAGGAACGTGGGAAGCTGCCTGAGTCTCCCAAAACTGCTGAGGAGATCTGGCAACAGAGCGTCATTGGGGACTACCTGGCTCGTTTCAAG AACGACCGGGGCAAAGCGCTGAAGGCCATGGAGGCCACTTGGAACAAcatggagaagaaagagaagctgaTGTGGATCAAGAAGGCAGCGGAGGATCAGAAGCGATACGAG agggagCTGAGTGAGATGCGGGCCCCTCCGTGCTCCACCAACTCCaccaagaaaatgaaattccaGGGAGAGCCGAAGAAACCCCCAAT GAACGGTTACCAGAAGTtctcccaggagctcctgtccAACGGGGAGCTGAACCACCTCCCACTGAAGGAGCGCATGGTGGAGATCGGCAGCCGCTGGCAGCGCATCTCCCAGGGCCAGAAGGACCACTACAAAAAactggcagaggagcagcagaaacagtACAAGGTGCACCTCGACATCTGGCTCAAG agcCTCTCGCCCCAGGAGCGGGCTGCGTACAAGGAACACATTTCCAAC AAACGCAAGAGCATAGGGAAGATCCGGGGTCCCAACCCCAAGATGAAGCCAACGATGCAGTCCAAGTCG GAGTCAGAGGACGATgacgaggaggaagaggaggaggaagatgacgatgaagatgaggatgacGATGATGACAACGGTGACTCGTCAGAGGAAGGCGGCGACTCCTCAGAGTCCAGCAGCGAGGAGGAGAGCGAGGACGGGGATGAG TGTGAATGCCGAGTAAGTCACCAGAGTCAAAGCTTTACACCGGTGCAACTGAAATCAGACTATGCTGGATGGCGCTGGGGGCAGAAACCGTGTCCGTGCCTTGTGCTCGCCACCGGACAG AACGAcgaggatgatgaggatgaggatgatgaggatgaggatgacaACGACTCAGAGGGCAGCAGcagttcctcctcctcctcgggggACTCCTCCGACTCCGACTCCAACTGA
- the UBTF gene encoding nucleolar transcription factor 1 isoform X3 produces MNGEAECPADLEMTAPKNQDRWSQEDMLTLLECMKNNLPSNDGSKFKTTESHLDWEKVAFKDFSGEMCKMKWMEISNEVRKFRTLTELIMDAEEHVKNPYKGKKLKKHPDFPKKPLTPYFRFFMEKRAKYAKLHPEMSNLDLTKILSKKYKELPEKKKMKYIQDFQREKQEFERNLARFREDHPDLIQNAKKSDVPEKPKTPQQLWYNHEKKIYLKVRPDVSTEIMRDYIQKHPELNISEEGITRSTLTKAERQLKDKFDGRPTKPPPNSYSLYCAELMANMKDVPSTERMVLCSQQWKLLSQKEKDAYHKKCDQKKKDYEIELLRFLESLPEEEQQRVLGEEKMLGSNRKGATSPASKKSSPETGKASSEKPKRPISAMFIFSEEKRKQLQEERPELSESELTRLLARMWNDLSEKKKAKYKAREAAMKAQSEKKHGSDKEERGKLPESPKTAEEIWQQSVIGDYLARFKNDRGKALKAMEATWNNMEKKEKLMWIKKAAEDQKRYERELSEMRAPPCSTNSTKKMKFQGEPKKPPMNGYQKFSQELLSNGELNHLPLKERMVEIGSRWQRISQGQKDHYKKLAEEQQKQYKVHLDIWLKSLSPQERAAYKEHISNKRKSIGKIRGPNPKMKPTMQSKSESEDDDEEEEEEEDDDEDEDDDDDNGDSSEEGGDSSESSSEEESEDGDECECRVSHQSQSFTPVQLKSDYAGWRWGQKPCPCLVLATGQNDEDDEDEDDEDEDDNDSEGSSSSSSSSGDSSDSDSN; encoded by the exons ATGAACGGCGAAGCTGAGTGCCCTGCAGACCTGGAAATGACAGCTCCCAAAAACCAAG ACCGCTGGTCGCAGGAGGACATGCTGACCCTCCTGGAGTGCATGAAGAATAACCTGCCCTCCAACGACGGGAGCAAGTTCAAAACCACTGAGTCCCACCTGGATTGGGAAAAAGTGGCTTTCAAGGACTTCTCAGGAGAGATGTGCAAGATGAAGTGGATGGAGATCTCTAATGAG GTGAGGAAATTCCGGACCCTCACAGAGCTCATTATGGACGCTGAAGAGCATGTGAAGAATCCTTACAAAGGCAAAAAGCTCAAG AAACACCCTGACTTCCCCAAGAAGCCCCTGACTCCCTATTTCCGCTTCTTCATGGAGAAGCGAGCCAAATACGCCAAGCTTCACCCCGAAATGAGCAACCTGGATCTCACCAAGATCCTGTCCAAAAAATACAAGGAGCTTCCCGAGAAGAAAAAG ATGAAATACATCCAGGACTTCCAGCGAGAGAAGCAGGAGTTTGAGAGGAACTTGGCGAGGTTCAG GGAAGACCACCCGGATCTCATCCAGAACGCCAAGAAATCCGACGTCCCCGAAAAGCCCAAGACCCCCCAGCAGCTGTGGTACAACCACGAGAAGAAGATCTACTTGAAAGTGCGTCCAGATGTGAGTACG GAGATCATGCGGGATTACATCCAGAAGCACCCGGAGCTGAACATCAGCGAGGAGGGAATCACCCGCTCCACCCTCACCAAGGCCGAGCGGCAGCTCAAGGACAAGTTCGACGGACGACCCACGAAGCCCCCACC GAATAGCTACTCCCTGTACTGTGCAGAGCTGATGGCCAACATGAAAGacgtgcccagcacagagcggaTGGTGCTGTGTAGCCAGCAGTGGAAGCTGCTCTCCCAGAAGGAAAAGGACGCCTACCACAAAAAGTGTGACCAG aaaaagaaagattacgAGATCGAGCTGCTCCGCTTCCTGGAG AGCCTGCccgaggaggagcagcagcggGTGCTGGGCGAGGAGAAGATGCTGGGCAGCAACCGGAAAGGGGCGACGAGTCCTGCATCCAAAAAATCCTCACCAGAGACCGGCAag GCCAGCTCGGAGAAGCCCAAGCGGCCCATCTCAGCCATGTTCATCTTCTCGGAGGAGAAGcggaagcagctgcaggaggagcggCCGGAGCTGTCGGAGAGCGAGCTGACCCGGCTCCTGGCCCGCATGTGGAACGACCTCTCCGAGAAGAAGAAG GCCAAGTACAAGGCGCGGGAGGCGGCGATGAAGGCGCAGTCAGAGAAGAAGCACGGCTCAGATAAGGAGGAACGTGGGAAGCTGCCTGAGTCTCCCAAAACTGCTGAGGAGATCTGGCAACAGAGCGTCATTGGGGACTACCTGGCTCGTTTCAAG AACGACCGGGGCAAAGCGCTGAAGGCCATGGAGGCCACTTGGAACAAcatggagaagaaagagaagctgaTGTGGATCAAGAAGGCAGCGGAGGATCAGAAGCGATACGAG agggagCTGAGTGAGATGCGGGCCCCTCCGTGCTCCACCAACTCCaccaagaaaatgaaattccaGGGAGAGCCGAAGAAACCCCCAAT GAACGGTTACCAGAAGTtctcccaggagctcctgtccAACGGGGAGCTGAACCACCTCCCACTGAAGGAGCGCATGGTGGAGATCGGCAGCCGCTGGCAGCGCATCTCCCAGGGCCAGAAGGACCACTACAAAAAactggcagaggagcagcagaaacagtACAAGGTGCACCTCGACATCTGGCTCAAG agcCTCTCGCCCCAGGAGCGGGCTGCGTACAAGGAACACATTTCCAAC AAACGCAAGAGCATAGGGAAGATCCGGGGTCCCAACCCCAAGATGAAGCCAACGATGCAGTCCAAGTCG GAGTCAGAGGACGATgacgaggaggaagaggaggaggaagatgacgatgaagatgaggatgacGATGATGACAACGGTGACTCGTCAGAGGAAGGCGGCGACTCCTCAGAGTCCAGCAGCGAGGAGGAGAGCGAGGACGGGGATGAG TGTGAATGCCGAGTAAGTCACCAGAGTCAAAGCTTTACACCGGTGCAACTGAAATCAGACTATGCTGGATGGCGCTGGGGGCAGAAACCGTGTCCGTGCCTTGTGCTCGCCACCGGACAG AACGAcgaggatgatgaggatgaggatgatgaggatgaggatgacaACGACTCAGAGGGCAGCAGcagttcctcctcctcctcgggggACTCCTCCGACTCCGACTCCAACTGA
- the UBTF gene encoding nucleolar transcription factor 1 isoform X4: MNGEAECPADLEMTAPKNQDRWSQEDMLTLLECMKNNLPSNDGSKFKTTESHLDWEKVAFKDFSGEMCKMKWMEISNEVRKFRTLTELIMDAEEHVKNPYKGKKLKKHPDFPKKPLTPYFRFFMEKRAKYAKLHPEMSNLDLTKILSKKYKELPEKKKMKYIQDFQREKQEFERNLARFREDHPDLIQNAKKSDVPEKPKTPQQLWYNHEKKIYLKVRPDVSTATTKEVKESLGKQWSQLSDKKRLKWIHKALEQRKEYEEIMRDYIQKHPELNISEEGITRSTLTKAERQLKDKFDGRPTKPPPNSYSLYCAELMANMKDVPSTERMVLCSQQWKLLSQKEKDAYHKKCDQKKKDYEIELLRFLESLPEEEQQRVLGEEKMLGSNRKGATSPASKKSSPETGKASSEKPKRPISAMFIFSEEKRKQLQEERPELSESELTRLLARMWNDLSEKKKAKYKAREAAMKAQSEKKHGSDKEERGKLPESPKTAEEIWQQSVIGDYLARFKNDRGKALKAMEATWNNMEKKEKLMWIKKAAEDQKRYERELSEMRAPPCSTNSTKKMKFQGEPKKPPMNGYQKFSQELLSNGELNHLPLKERMVEIGSRWQRISQGQKDHYKKLAEEQQKQYKVHLDIWLKSLSPQERAAYKEHISNKRKSIGKIRGPNPKMKPTMQSKSESEDDDEEEEEEEDDDEDEDDDDDNGDSSEEGGDSSESSSEEESEDGDENDEDDEDEDDEDEDDNDSEGSSSSSSSSGDSSDSDSN; this comes from the exons ATGAACGGCGAAGCTGAGTGCCCTGCAGACCTGGAAATGACAGCTCCCAAAAACCAAG ACCGCTGGTCGCAGGAGGACATGCTGACCCTCCTGGAGTGCATGAAGAATAACCTGCCCTCCAACGACGGGAGCAAGTTCAAAACCACTGAGTCCCACCTGGATTGGGAAAAAGTGGCTTTCAAGGACTTCTCAGGAGAGATGTGCAAGATGAAGTGGATGGAGATCTCTAATGAG GTGAGGAAATTCCGGACCCTCACAGAGCTCATTATGGACGCTGAAGAGCATGTGAAGAATCCTTACAAAGGCAAAAAGCTCAAG AAACACCCTGACTTCCCCAAGAAGCCCCTGACTCCCTATTTCCGCTTCTTCATGGAGAAGCGAGCCAAATACGCCAAGCTTCACCCCGAAATGAGCAACCTGGATCTCACCAAGATCCTGTCCAAAAAATACAAGGAGCTTCCCGAGAAGAAAAAG ATGAAATACATCCAGGACTTCCAGCGAGAGAAGCAGGAGTTTGAGAGGAACTTGGCGAGGTTCAG GGAAGACCACCCGGATCTCATCCAGAACGCCAAGAAATCCGACGTCCCCGAAAAGCCCAAGACCCCCCAGCAGCTGTGGTACAACCACGAGAAGAAGATCTACTTGAAAGTGCGTCCAGATGTGAGTACG GCCACCACGAAGGAGGTGAAAGAGTCGCTGGGCAAGCAGTGGTCTCAACTCTCGGATAAAAAGAGGCTGAAATGGATTCataaggccctggaacagcgGAAGGAGTACGAG GAGATCATGCGGGATTACATCCAGAAGCACCCGGAGCTGAACATCAGCGAGGAGGGAATCACCCGCTCCACCCTCACCAAGGCCGAGCGGCAGCTCAAGGACAAGTTCGACGGACGACCCACGAAGCCCCCACC GAATAGCTACTCCCTGTACTGTGCAGAGCTGATGGCCAACATGAAAGacgtgcccagcacagagcggaTGGTGCTGTGTAGCCAGCAGTGGAAGCTGCTCTCCCAGAAGGAAAAGGACGCCTACCACAAAAAGTGTGACCAG aaaaagaaagattacgAGATCGAGCTGCTCCGCTTCCTGGAG AGCCTGCccgaggaggagcagcagcggGTGCTGGGCGAGGAGAAGATGCTGGGCAGCAACCGGAAAGGGGCGACGAGTCCTGCATCCAAAAAATCCTCACCAGAGACCGGCAag GCCAGCTCGGAGAAGCCCAAGCGGCCCATCTCAGCCATGTTCATCTTCTCGGAGGAGAAGcggaagcagctgcaggaggagcggCCGGAGCTGTCGGAGAGCGAGCTGACCCGGCTCCTGGCCCGCATGTGGAACGACCTCTCCGAGAAGAAGAAG GCCAAGTACAAGGCGCGGGAGGCGGCGATGAAGGCGCAGTCAGAGAAGAAGCACGGCTCAGATAAGGAGGAACGTGGGAAGCTGCCTGAGTCTCCCAAAACTGCTGAGGAGATCTGGCAACAGAGCGTCATTGGGGACTACCTGGCTCGTTTCAAG AACGACCGGGGCAAAGCGCTGAAGGCCATGGAGGCCACTTGGAACAAcatggagaagaaagagaagctgaTGTGGATCAAGAAGGCAGCGGAGGATCAGAAGCGATACGAG agggagCTGAGTGAGATGCGGGCCCCTCCGTGCTCCACCAACTCCaccaagaaaatgaaattccaGGGAGAGCCGAAGAAACCCCCAAT GAACGGTTACCAGAAGTtctcccaggagctcctgtccAACGGGGAGCTGAACCACCTCCCACTGAAGGAGCGCATGGTGGAGATCGGCAGCCGCTGGCAGCGCATCTCCCAGGGCCAGAAGGACCACTACAAAAAactggcagaggagcagcagaaacagtACAAGGTGCACCTCGACATCTGGCTCAAG agcCTCTCGCCCCAGGAGCGGGCTGCGTACAAGGAACACATTTCCAAC AAACGCAAGAGCATAGGGAAGATCCGGGGTCCCAACCCCAAGATGAAGCCAACGATGCAGTCCAAGTCG GAGTCAGAGGACGATgacgaggaggaagaggaggaggaagatgacgatgaagatgaggatgacGATGATGACAACGGTGACTCGTCAGAGGAAGGCGGCGACTCCTCAGAGTCCAGCAGCGAGGAGGAGAGCGAGGACGGGGATGAG AACGAcgaggatgatgaggatgaggatgatgaggatgaggatgacaACGACTCAGAGGGCAGCAGcagttcctcctcctcctcgggggACTCCTCCGACTCCGACTCCAACTGA